In the genome of Candidatus Zymogenaceae bacterium, the window AGGGCGATTTGGATTTCCCTGGTCAGAGAAACGGGAAAGGACACGTGCCGGCGAAGGGCGACGGTCAAGACCTCCAGCGCCAATCCCGCCGACAAAAGGTACAAACCCGAGCCAAGCAGGTTCTTGAACCCCTTTAAAATCGTGCGTATCCCGTCCTGTATTCTCATTGAAATTATTGTCCCCCCGGCCGTATCTTCTCTTACTCTTTTCCCCCTACAACCCCGCCACGTACTCGTCGATCGCCTTTACCTTGTCCTCGGAGAGCGCCTTCGGCGTATGCTTTTCGAGGATGTTTTTGACCTCATCCCCCATCAAATCCGCCATGTCGTGTTCCTTATCCAGGTCGAAGTGCTTTCTGTTGATGTACTTGGGCGGCAGCCACAGGGATTTGCGGAAGCTCCTTGACGTGTGGGGATGGGTGAGGTACAGCCCCCCCGATCTCGCCACGTCGTCTATCACGTCCACCGCCAGGGCGTCGTCGGACAGATCCACCTTCTTGAAAATCTGCCGCGCCCGGCCGATCATCATGTCGGTCATCACCAGCATCCGGGCGTCGTAGAGCTCGCCGTGGGCCAGGTAGCCCACGTCGTGGGCCAGGGTGGTCCCGGCCATCACCGCAAGGCTGATGCCCTCGTACGCCTCCATCGCCGCCTGGGCGTCTATGGAAAAGGCGTCGCTGGAGCCGGCGGTGCCCCAGGTGGGAAGTTTGTAATACCTCCCCAGGTCCGCGTACATGGCGACGGTCCGAAACCAGACCGGATCGCCGTAGCAGACGATGGTGGACTTCATGTCCATGGCCGAGGTGTTCGCCCCGTAGATGAACTGGACGTCGTCTCTTCTGAGGGTGGCCAGCACCAGCCCCGCAAGGCACTCCGCCCCGCCCTGGACCACGCCGCCCTCGGGCGTCACCGGGGCGCCGGAGCCGCAGTTTGCCCCGGCGGCGTAGAGCATCGGCACCCGGTTCTCGGCGCAGAACAGCAGCCTCTCGCAGCTTGCGTCGTCCATGATGAGGGGGGAGATTGGCTCGAGGTACGCGATGAAGAAGGGTTTTTTTCGAAGGGTCTCCGCGTCCCCCGCCGTGATCTTCGCGATTTCGTGCACCTGGGAAAGATCCGCAAGCCCCGTGCACGTCGTGACGATGGGCTTGGTGGTGTGTTTCGCCATCTCGGCGAAGACCGCGGCATAGAGCCGCGTGGGCGGGACGTCCGACGGCAGCGCCATGGACATGATGAAATCGAAGCCGGGGAGCCTGTCCGCGATGGTGACGTTGGCGGCGACATCGGAGAGGACTGAGTGTCTCCGCCGGTGCGTGTCCAGGTCGATGTTGTAGAGGGCGTCGGACCCCGTGCCGAAATAGGTCTTTCCCATCTCGATTTTTATCGGATTTTCCCCGTCCCGGTCGTAGAGCTTCATGCACCGGACGTCGTCCTTGTATCGACAGCGGATCTTCTCCAGCGCCTCGTCCACCAGCCGGGCGGGGATGAGGACGCGGCCATCATCGTCCTTCTTCGCCCCGGCGGAGAGGTAGAGGTCGATTGACTCCTCGTGACCGATCTTCACGCCGGTCTGCTCCAGCACCCGGACGGATGCCTTGTGGAGCACGTCGGATTTCTTGGGCGTCAGGAAAAATGATCTCGGCATGGCGTCCTCCTTTCGTTGGAACCCACGTGGTATGCCCACCTTGCCAACCACGAAAGCGATTGTCAAACCATTTTTTAAAAAAGTTCGGGGGGCGATTCTTCAAAATCGCCCCCCGAATGTGTTTCCGATTGCCTCTCTCCAGTCCGCTTCGGGCGGGAGCACCGTTACCCGTTCCTGTTGAACACGACAATGTCACGATCGCCCAGGCCGAAAATGGCCCCCTGGATGAGCCGGGTCATGTAGATGCTCTGTTCGATGTTCAGATAGAGTCCCCGCTGATCGGAGTGTTTCCGCCGGTGTGTTTTCGCCTCTTCTTCCGACCGGAAGAATACCGACTTCCGTCAGAACGCGTCGACGATACTCGGCTCGTCGAGGTTCGGGATATCAACCAGTGGGACAAAGAGCCGGGGGTCCGGGTCGGTGCGGACCGAGTAGTTCATATCGCTGTCAAAATCGATGTCCACCGGATCGCCCGTGGCCCAGCATGAACTCCTCAACTCGAACGCCATACGCCTTTGCAATAATTGCCCTTGCACGAAGGGCACCGCTATCGCGTCGATAGCTCAGGCGGCGTAGATGAATTCCCCGGTGGAGAACGTCATGTGGTGGGGTGTGGGCTCTGCGGTGACCGGGTAGGCCCAGGTCACGTTCTCGCCATCGACGCGGTAGAGGAAGACCATGTGCTCCTCCAGCTCGTCGACGATCACGTCCAACTCGTTTCTGGACATGGCAAGCTCCCCCGCGATGTAGTCCGGGGAGAGGGATTTCCCCCTCCGAGGGATTTCGGTGACGACGAAATCCCGGACCAGGTGATGCTTCGGCGTCATGAACCTGAGGCTCTTTCGACCCTTCCCGGCGCCGTCCTTCAGCCCCCTCCTGAGCAAACAGGGGGGGATCGGTATCATGAAACGCCCCAGGCCGAGATAGCAGCAGCCTTCCAGGGAGATGATCTTTCCAGCGGCTGCGGCCCCATCGGGCGTCGCCAACCCGCCGGCGGCCGCAGCGGCGTTCTGGAGCTTCATCATGTCCGTTCGGTCGTCCCTTTCGGTCATAAGTCTCCTCCCGTGTGTGATGCCAAATAATGTAATTTTCCGCATAAACAAGAGGTCCGGGCGGGGAGCGCCCGGTGCCGATAAAAACGTCGTCATCCTTCTATACGAGGCCCCTCTTCTTTGCCATGCTGAAAAACTGCTCCGACGTATCGGCCGGGAGGGCCCTAAGCTGGGCCTCGGGCCGGAGGTGAAGGGCGGCCGCGCCGGTGGGGCAGTCGGTCACGCACAGGCCGCAGCCGATGCAGCGATCCTCATCCACCCGGGCCGCATCGCTCCCTTCGGAAAGGACGATCGCCTCCATCTGGCAGCGGTCGATGCAGACGCCGCAGCCCGTACAGTCGTCCGGGTCGACGGCGGCCCGATGGTTGGATATGACCATCTCGGCGGGCTTTGGAAACTGCTTGATGGAGCTCAGCACGCCGCAGCAGTCCCCGCAGCAGTTGCACATCCCCGACGGGTTTCGGGACGTGGCGGGCTGGGTGACGAGGCCGTCTTCCCGGGCGCGCTGCAGGATGGAAAGCGCCTCGTCCGCGTCGATTTTTCGGCCCAGGTTATGATCGAGATAATACTGTGCCATGGAGCCGAACATGAAACACGCCTCCATGACCTTGCCGCATCCCTTCCCTAGGGTGTCCTGAAGCTTCCGGCAGATGCAATCGGTGACGACGATGAGGTCCTTGCTTTTAATGATTGCCGCGGCGTCTTCATATGACGCGATTCTCTGTCCCGCCGGAATCGATTCCATCACCGGCACGGTCCGGAGAAAGTATTCGGCGCTTTCGCCGACGGCCCGGAAAAAGCCCTCCTGGTAGTAGCGATCCACAAGTCGGGCCATCTCTGGCGTCAGGTTTTTTACCCGAAACTCGAAGAGCCCGTGGACGAAGGGAATGGCGCCGTATTTGACCTCCCCCTTCTTTTCGAGCCGGAAGAGAAGTCCGCTTTTCGCCATCTCCTTCAGGCGTCGGGCGGTGGTGTCCCCGTCCATCCCCAGCCGATTCGCGACGCTTTCCGGCGTCTCCAGGGCGTGGCTCAGACCAAGGAAGAGCTCCGCGTCCTCCTCCGAAAACAAGAGCTTGAGTATCTCCAGCTCGACCCCGGATTGGGTTTCCGGAAACCCCAGGGAATAGTTATTCAGCCTTCGCTGCAGCTTTCGATAGATATCATCTGTCATCCTCGTCGTCCCCCGTGTCTGTGAATATGCGATCCAGGACGATGTCCGTCCAACTTCTTTCTCATCGCCGTTTTTTTTGCATCTTATCACATTTTTTTCGGAAACGAAAACACAGGGATGCGGCGGGGGCCTTTATTTTCTGTGGTATTTCAGAAAAGATCATGATAGTATATCGCCGCTTTCATTCGTCCGGGCAATACCGTTACGATCGCATCCTTTCCGACGCGGGAGAGGTCCCATGAACCGAATCTACTGGTTTTACCTGCTACTGGCCATTCTGACCGAGGTGGCGGGCACCGTCTTTCTGAAGCTGTCCGACGGCATGACGAAAATCGTGCCGATAGTGCTGACCTTCATCCTCTACGGCGTCAGCTTCGTCTTCCTGGGCCTGTGCCTCAAGAAGATCGACGTGGCCGTCTCGTACGCCATCTGGTCCGGGCTGGGGACGGCTCTCATCACCGTCGTCGGCTTTTTGTATTTCAAGGAACCGATGAGCGTCCTAAAGGTAGTCTCCATCGGGCTGATTATCGTCGGCGTGGTGGGCCTGAACCTGACGGACACCCATTGATCTGAGTGTATAAAACAAAGGATCATCATGAAAACGGGAGTCGCGTACTTTGAAACGAGAAACCTCCGCCACGTCCGCGAGGACCTCGAGGACATGGTGGATCACTCCTGCACCTTCGTGGTTCACTGCTATCCGGAGTACGACCTCAACTTCAACTCGCTGGTCATGCGGGACATCGTGGCCATGACCCGGGACATGGGGATGGAGACCTATATCAATCCCTGGGGCCTGGGACGGGTATTCGGCGGCCCGGAGCCCTATTCCCATTTCATCGCCGAGCATCCCGAGGAGTGCCAGAAAAACGCCGACGGCTCCCACGCGCCCCTGGCGTGCCTGAACAGCGAGCCGTTTCGGGAGTTCATGCGCTCCTGGGTCGACTCGGCGGCCGAAACCCGCGCCGACGCCGTCTTCTGGGACGAGCCCCACTTTCACTTCACCACCGACGTCTTTTTCCGGGATCCGAGGCCGGACGAGTGGTCTTGCCGCTGCGGGCGGTGCACAAAGCTCTTTTTTGAAAAGTTCAATCGGGAGATGCCGACGGTCATGGACGACGATGTCATCCGCTTCCGGGACGATAACGTGGTGTCGTTTCTGGCAATGCTGTGTGATTACGCCCATGAAAAGGGAATGAAAAACATCGTGTGCGTTCTCCCCGACGAAAATCCGCTGTACGGCACCTCCTCATGGGATAAGGTCGCCGCCATCGAATCTCTCGACGTCTTCGGCACCGATCCGTACTGGATGATCCATGACAAGCCCCTGGACGAATACGTCCGCTCGACGTGCCGGCGGGTGATGGATCTCTCTTCCCGGCAAGGCATCGAGGCCCAGCTCTGGGTACAGGCCTTTCTCATCTGGCAGGGGAGAGAGGAGGAGGTCCAGCAGGCCGTGGAGATCATGGTCGAGGAGGGTGTGGAGAACATCGCCGCATGGGCCTACAACGGCAGCGCCTACTGGAACCACAAGTGCCAGGATCACGAGGCGGTCTGGCGCATACTGGGCGAGGCCTTCGCCGCGGCCCACAAAAAATAACACGGACCAATCCGAGAAGATATGAAATAAACGAAAACGCCCCCATCGGCGACGACGGGGGCGTTGGTGTATATGCGCGTTATTACTGCGCGATTTTTTTATCCTTTGTTTGTGAACGATGGGCCAGAGCCCTGTGTCATCTCGCCCCCGGAGTCATACCGTCTGTGCTATCGGTGGTATCGCTTCCTGACTGTGCGGCCAGTGTCGCCCGGCGCACCGTCTCGGACGCCCGCTCGATTACCTTCATGACATTCTCTTTAATGTCGCTGGTTGTCCTGCGCAGATCGATATTCAGCTCATACTTGCCCTGGGGCTTCAGAAACTTCATGACCTTCAGGTAGAATTTATTTTCCTTCACCCAGGTCCTGGTCAGCCGCTTGGCGTAGGCGGCGACGAGGGCGTTGAAAAAGTCGAACCGATAGAAGCGTCTGATCACCTCCAGGGTCGAGTAAAATCTGCGGTGTCCCGTTATCTGGGCCTTCTGAAGACAGTACGGCTCCACCTTTTTCGGATTGAAGACCACATGATGCCCGTCGTAGAAGCTCCAGTCCCGAATGATGATGCGATCATCGTTTTTCAGGTCTTCATATACCGGCGTGCCCGGGAACGGCGTGAGGATGAGAAACTGCACCGAATCGATGGCGTTTCTTTTTGCGAACCTCACGGTTTCTGAAAACGTCTTTTGGTCGTCCTGGTCGAACCCGAAGACGAACATGCCGTGGACGCTGATGTTGTGCTCCCGAAATCCTCTCAGACCCTCCTCCATATCCTCCAGTGTCTGTTTCTTCTGCATCCCCTCGAGGCTCGCGGGGGAGACGCTCTCAAGCCCCAAAAAAACCGTACGCAGACCAGCCCTGTACATCAGCTTTAAAAGCTCATGGTCTTTTCCCGCCTCCACCCGAATCTGGGCGGACGAGATGAAAGAGAACTTTTCCTCGATCATCCGGGTAAGCAGCAGCTTCGCCCGCTTGGGATGTGCGACAAAATTGTCATCGTAGAAAAATATCGAGTTTTTCTTGTGATCGTAGGTCCTCAGTTCGGTGATAATGCTCTCCACGTCCCGATAGCGCATCCTGCGCCCGAACATCCGAGTGACGGAGCAGAAGTTGCAGTTGTAGGGACAGCCCCGGGAGGTCTGTATCGGCACCACCCGCCGTGTCCACCCCTTCTTATGAAACATGTTGGTGCCGAGGAGCGTAAAGTCCGGCTCGGGAAGCTCATTGAGGTCGATGAGGTTTTGATCGACCGGGTTGTGAACCGCCTGCTGATCGTGCCAGTAAGAGAGCCCCGGCACATCGACAAGGCTTCCTTTTCCCTCCAGCGCGTCCACCAGCATCGGGAGCGATCGCTCACCCTCGCCCCGGATAACGAAATCGGCGTTCACCATTCCCTCCTCGGGCATGAAGGTGACATGCGATCCGCCCAGGACCGTCAGGATACCCAGTTCCCGAAGGGTCTTGGCCATCTCGTAGGCCCGGGGCGCCGTGGAGGTCGTGGTCGATATCCCGACAAGCTCCGATCCGGTCACGTCGTCCCAGGGAATCTCCCCCATGGATTCAACGATCACATTTACGTCGTGCCCCTGATCCTTCAGGATGGTGCCCAGAAGCACCGTCCCCAGCCGGGGAAGGGGATACAGGGAAAAAATATGGAAATCCGGGCTGGTCGGCTCGATGAGCGTAACTTTCATGATATGATTCCTTTCATTGTCGTATCGCTGTCAATCGAGAATGAGAAAAGCGAAAGGCGGGTACCGATATTGCGAACCACCCGATTTGTGTGGGTGGTAATGAGGTTCCTTATATGTCGTATGTTATGTGTGCAATTGTATCATGAGGCCGTTATCCGTACAAGAAGAATGTGCGAAAACGAAGGGAAATGAACGGTGTGCTCTCGCCTTTTCCCGCCGGCGAGCGCCCTCGATTGTGTCACCACACTGTTCCGATACCTTCACGTGCGTCATGGGAATCGACAAAAAAATTACAATTTTGTCACATGTCGAACAATATTGTGTTATTTTTCGGGAAATGGTATATTTATTGGTTTCACATGCACCGCATGCGGTATCGCTCTGTGTCAGGCGAAAAAATACATCAATCTTTTCAAGTTGTTGTAAGCCACACAGTACGAACCGCATCAGATACCTCTTGAAATTTCGGGCGATTTATGGCATTGCTATTGCATTAGATTGTAAGACGCCGTTTCACCGATGTTCATCGGCTAAAAACGGTCTTTCTCAATAGAACGCTTTTTCACCTGTGAGGTTACCCTGTGCTCTACCAGGCGCCATACAACACCTTTTCGGAATTTGTCATCGTTCGGGACGAGGATCTCTGTATCTCATGCCGGGTCTGCGAGCGCCAGTGTTC includes:
- a CDS encoding trimethylamine methyltransferase family protein — encoded protein: MPRSFFLTPKKSDVLHKASVRVLEQTGVKIGHEESIDLYLSAGAKKDDDGRVLIPARLVDEALEKIRCRYKDDVRCMKLYDRDGENPIKIEMGKTYFGTGSDALYNIDLDTHRRRHSVLSDVAANVTIADRLPGFDFIMSMALPSDVPPTRLYAAVFAEMAKHTTKPIVTTCTGLADLSQVHEIAKITAGDAETLRKKPFFIAYLEPISPLIMDDASCERLLFCAENRVPMLYAAGANCGSGAPVTPEGGVVQGGAECLAGLVLATLRRDDVQFIYGANTSAMDMKSTIVCYGDPVWFRTVAMYADLGRYYKLPTWGTAGSSDAFSIDAQAAMEAYEGISLAVMAGTTLAHDVGYLAHGELYDARMLVMTDMMIGRARQIFKKVDLSDDALAVDVIDDVARSGGLYLTHPHTSRSFRKSLWLPPKYINRKHFDLDKEHDMADLMGDEVKNILEKHTPKALSEDKVKAIDEYVAGL
- a CDS encoding 4Fe-4S binding protein; the encoded protein is MTDDIYRKLQRRLNNYSLGFPETQSGVELEILKLLFSEEDAELFLGLSHALETPESVANRLGMDGDTTARRLKEMAKSGLLFRLEKKGEVKYGAIPFVHGLFEFRVKNLTPEMARLVDRYYQEGFFRAVGESAEYFLRTVPVMESIPAGQRIASYEDAAAIIKSKDLIVVTDCICRKLQDTLGKGCGKVMEACFMFGSMAQYYLDHNLGRKIDADEALSILQRAREDGLVTQPATSRNPSGMCNCCGDCCGVLSSIKQFPKPAEMVISNHRAAVDPDDCTGCGVCIDRCQMEAIVLSEGSDAARVDEDRCIGCGLCVTDCPTGAAALHLRPEAQLRALPADTSEQFFSMAKKRGLV
- a CDS encoding multidrug efflux SMR transporter, translating into MYWFYLLLAILTEVAGTVFLKLSDGMTKIVPIVLTFILYGVSFVFLGLCLKKIDVAVSYAIWSGLGTALITVVGFLYFKEPMSVLKVVSIGLIIVGVVGLNLTDTH
- a CDS encoding B12-binding domain-containing radical SAM protein: MKVTLIEPTSPDFHIFSLYPLPRLGTVLLGTILKDQGHDVNVIVESMGEIPWDDVTGSELVGISTTTSTAPRAYEMAKTLRELGILTVLGGSHVTFMPEEGMVNADFVIRGEGERSLPMLVDALEGKGSLVDVPGLSYWHDQQAVHNPVDQNLIDLNELPEPDFTLLGTNMFHKKGWTRRVVPIQTSRGCPYNCNFCSVTRMFGRRMRYRDVESIITELRTYDHKKNSIFFYDDNFVAHPKRAKLLLTRMIEEKFSFISSAQIRVEAGKDHELLKLMYRAGLRTVFLGLESVSPASLEGMQKKQTLEDMEEGLRGFREHNISVHGMFVFGFDQDDQKTFSETVRFAKRNAIDSVQFLILTPFPGTPVYEDLKNDDRIIIRDWSFYDGHHVVFNPKKVEPYCLQKAQITGHRRFYSTLEVIRRFYRFDFFNALVAAYAKRLTRTWVKENKFYLKVMKFLKPQGKYELNIDLRRTTSDIKENVMKVIERASETVRRATLAAQSGSDTTDSTDGMTPGAR